The following proteins are co-located in the Pseudomonas synxantha genome:
- a CDS encoding CrpP family ICE-associated protein, with protein sequence MAQSRTSLKPADRRQFNNPHTAVQIAGADAARKGLRVYDCPYHHPAMRASWLKGFAQEQQLTLDL encoded by the coding sequence ATGGCGCAATCTCGAACTTCTTTGAAACCAGCAGATAGGCGGCAATTCAATAACCCCCATACTGCCGTTCAAATAGCCGGTGCTGACGCCGCCCGAAAAGGGCTACGGGTGTATGACTGCCCTTACCACCATCCTGCGATGCGCGCGTCGTGGCTAAAGGGCTTTGCCCAGGAACAGCAGCTGACGCTGGACCTCTAG